The Antennarius striatus isolate MH-2024 chromosome 20, ASM4005453v1, whole genome shotgun sequence genome includes a region encoding these proteins:
- the LOC137587578 gene encoding nucleoporin p58/p45-like isoform X1: MSGFNFGSGTIGSTNTGSGFSFGTAASAPVASSSGFSIGTVLGTAAATPASTTNTTQSLGLGGSLFGQKPTGGFSFNTPASNAAVPTAGLTLGAPATSAPSTGFSLAFNKPTASATPFSLTTTATTSTTAPAGAGLTFGSVLTSTAPQQPAATGFTLGLGGTTTTTSALTGPSLGGGLFSNTVSTGLSQTTLGTGGGLTLGSLLASSTAASAAPAPSIGLGGIDFSTSSENKSDTSGTNAQDSKALKDENLPPVICQDVENFQKFVKEQKQVQEEISRMSSKAISKVQDDIKNLKQLLSVSASGLHRQGLAIDQLKLETAQELKNADIALRTQNTPPGLQHENTAPSDYFRSLIEKFEVQLQQYRQQIEELENHLTTQSSGSHITPQDLTMAMQKLYQAFVAQAAQLQSVHENVKILKHQYLSYRRAFLGDSTDVFECKRASNRKWQSTTRVTTGPAPFSSVPNAAAVAMAATLTQQQQPTPGSQAPMGAGFGNPFASAVGTSLGSSSVGGFGGGPGFGGVGTGGSSFAFSSTSKPTGGSLSAGFGSSSSSGFNFSNPGLNPSAGLTFGVSNQPAAGFGTGAPLLQLKKPPAGNKRGKR, from the exons ATGTCTGGCTTTAATTTTGGATCGGGGACAATCGGTTCCACCAACACCGGTTCGGGATTTTCCTTCGGGACCGCAGCCAG TGCACCTGTGGCCAGCTCTAGTGGCTTTTCCATCGGGACTGTTCTCGGTACAGCAGCTGCAACCCCTGCCTCCACCACTAACACCACCCAATCTCTTGGCCTAGGAGGCAGCCTCTTTGGGCAAAAACCTACTGGAGGATTCTCCTTCAACACACCTGCCTcaa ATGCTGCTGTGCCCACTGCTGGCCTTACATTAg GTGCCCCAGCCACTTCAGCTCCATCCACTGGCTTCAGCTTGGCCTTCAACAAGCCCACTGCCTCAGCAACACCTTTCTCCCTCACCACCACGGctaccacctccaccacagCCCCTGCAGGTGCAGGTTTAACATTTGGCTCTGTCCTGACATCCACAGCTCCGCAGCAGCCTGCAGCCACGGGCTTCACTCTTGGTCTTGGTGGCACAACAACCACAACATCAGCCTTAACAGGTCCATCACTGGGCGGGGGACTTTTCTCCAACACTGTATCTACAG GTTTGAGTCAGACCACTCTTGGAACAGGAGGTGGGTTAACGTTGGGTTCACTCTTAGCTAGCTCcactgcagcatcagcagctccagctcctaGTATTGGCCTGGGTGGAATTGACTTCAGCACCTCCTCTGAGAATAAGAGTGACACATCGGGGACCAACGCACA gGACAGTAAAGCTTTAAAGGATGAGAACTTGCCCCCAGTCATTTGCCAGGATGTCGAAAATTTCCA gaaaTTTGTAAAAGAGCAGAAACAGGTACAAGAGGAAATCAGCAGAATGTCATCAAAGGCCATTTCTAAAGTCCAAGATGACATCAAGAACCTCAAACAGCTTCTCTCTGTCAGTGCCAGTGGCCTGCATCGCCAAGGCCTGGCCATCGACCAGCTTAAATTGGAAACAGCACAG gagcTGAAAAATGCTGACATTGCCCTGCGCACACAGAACACTCCACCTGGGCTTCAGCATGAGAATACTGCTCCATCAGA CTATTTCCGTAGCCTCATAGAGAAGTTTGaggtgcagctgcagcagtacCGACAGCAGATAGAGGAACTGGAGAACCACCTGACGACACAGAGCAGTGGCTCCCATATTACTCCTCAGG ACCTGACCATGGCTATGCAGAAATTGTACCAGGCATTTGTTGCTCAGGCTGCCCAGCTCCAGTCTGTCCATGAGAATGTCAAG ATTTTAAAGCACCAGTACCTCTCCTACCGACGAGCTTTCCTGGGAGACTCCACGGACGTGTTTGAGTGCAAACGggcatcaaacaggaagtggcagaGTACAACACGTGTCACAACCGGACCGGCCCCCTTCTCCAGTGTACCCAATGCTGCAGCGGTTGCTATGGCAGCCACGTTGACCCAGCAACAGCAGCCAACTCCAG GGTCCCAGGCACCTATGGGGGCAGGGTTTGGAAACCCATTTGCCTCAGCAGTGGGCACTAGTTTGGGCTCTTCATCCGTTGGAG GTTTTGGTGGTGGGCCAGGATTTGGTGGGGTGGGCACTGGGGGGTCTTCTTTtgccttctcctccaccagtaAGCCCACAGGAGGCAGTCTGAGTGCAG GATTtggtagcagcagcagctcaggctTCAACTTCAGTAATCCCGGCCTCAACCCATCAGCTGGTCTGACGTTCGGTGTGTCTAACCAACCTGCTGCAGGCTTCGGCACCGGAGCGCCCCTTCTGCAGCTCAAGAAGCCCCCCGCTGGGAATAAAAGGGGCAAGAGATAG
- the LOC137587578 gene encoding nucleoporin p58/p45-like isoform X2, with the protein MSGFNFGSGTIGSTNTGSGFSFGTAASAPVASSSGFSIGTVLGTAAATPASTTNTTQSLGLGGSLFGQKPTGGFSFNTPASNAAVPTAGLTLGAPATSAPSTGFSLAFNKPTASATPFSLTTTATTSTTAPAGAGLTFGSVLTSTAPQQPAATGFTLGLGGTTTTTSALTGPSLGGGLFSNTVSTGLSQTTLGTGGGLTLGSLLASSTAASAAPAPSIGLGGIDFSTSSENKSDTSGTNAQDSKALKDENLPPVICQDVENFQKFVKEQKQVQEEISRMSSKAISKVQDDIKNLKQLLSVSASGLHRQGLAIDQLKLETAQELKNADIALRTQNTPPGLQHENTAPSDYFRSLIEKFEVQLQQYRQQIEELENHLTTQSSGSHITPQDLTMAMQKLYQAFVAQAAQLQSVHENVKILKHQYLSYRRAFLGDSTDVFECKRASNRKWQSTTRVTTGPAPFSSVPNAAAVAMAATLTQQQQPTPGFGGGPGFGGVGTGGSSFAFSSTSKPTGGSLSAGFGSSSSSGFNFSNPGLNPSAGLTFGVSNQPAAGFGTGAPLLQLKKPPAGNKRGKR; encoded by the exons ATGTCTGGCTTTAATTTTGGATCGGGGACAATCGGTTCCACCAACACCGGTTCGGGATTTTCCTTCGGGACCGCAGCCAG TGCACCTGTGGCCAGCTCTAGTGGCTTTTCCATCGGGACTGTTCTCGGTACAGCAGCTGCAACCCCTGCCTCCACCACTAACACCACCCAATCTCTTGGCCTAGGAGGCAGCCTCTTTGGGCAAAAACCTACTGGAGGATTCTCCTTCAACACACCTGCCTcaa ATGCTGCTGTGCCCACTGCTGGCCTTACATTAg GTGCCCCAGCCACTTCAGCTCCATCCACTGGCTTCAGCTTGGCCTTCAACAAGCCCACTGCCTCAGCAACACCTTTCTCCCTCACCACCACGGctaccacctccaccacagCCCCTGCAGGTGCAGGTTTAACATTTGGCTCTGTCCTGACATCCACAGCTCCGCAGCAGCCTGCAGCCACGGGCTTCACTCTTGGTCTTGGTGGCACAACAACCACAACATCAGCCTTAACAGGTCCATCACTGGGCGGGGGACTTTTCTCCAACACTGTATCTACAG GTTTGAGTCAGACCACTCTTGGAACAGGAGGTGGGTTAACGTTGGGTTCACTCTTAGCTAGCTCcactgcagcatcagcagctccagctcctaGTATTGGCCTGGGTGGAATTGACTTCAGCACCTCCTCTGAGAATAAGAGTGACACATCGGGGACCAACGCACA gGACAGTAAAGCTTTAAAGGATGAGAACTTGCCCCCAGTCATTTGCCAGGATGTCGAAAATTTCCA gaaaTTTGTAAAAGAGCAGAAACAGGTACAAGAGGAAATCAGCAGAATGTCATCAAAGGCCATTTCTAAAGTCCAAGATGACATCAAGAACCTCAAACAGCTTCTCTCTGTCAGTGCCAGTGGCCTGCATCGCCAAGGCCTGGCCATCGACCAGCTTAAATTGGAAACAGCACAG gagcTGAAAAATGCTGACATTGCCCTGCGCACACAGAACACTCCACCTGGGCTTCAGCATGAGAATACTGCTCCATCAGA CTATTTCCGTAGCCTCATAGAGAAGTTTGaggtgcagctgcagcagtacCGACAGCAGATAGAGGAACTGGAGAACCACCTGACGACACAGAGCAGTGGCTCCCATATTACTCCTCAGG ACCTGACCATGGCTATGCAGAAATTGTACCAGGCATTTGTTGCTCAGGCTGCCCAGCTCCAGTCTGTCCATGAGAATGTCAAG ATTTTAAAGCACCAGTACCTCTCCTACCGACGAGCTTTCCTGGGAGACTCCACGGACGTGTTTGAGTGCAAACGggcatcaaacaggaagtggcagaGTACAACACGTGTCACAACCGGACCGGCCCCCTTCTCCAGTGTACCCAATGCTGCAGCGGTTGCTATGGCAGCCACGTTGACCCAGCAACAGCAGCCAACTCCAG GTTTTGGTGGTGGGCCAGGATTTGGTGGGGTGGGCACTGGGGGGTCTTCTTTtgccttctcctccaccagtaAGCCCACAGGAGGCAGTCTGAGTGCAG GATTtggtagcagcagcagctcaggctTCAACTTCAGTAATCCCGGCCTCAACCCATCAGCTGGTCTGACGTTCGGTGTGTCTAACCAACCTGCTGCAGGCTTCGGCACCGGAGCGCCCCTTCTGCAGCTCAAGAAGCCCCCCGCTGGGAATAAAAGGGGCAAGAGATAG
- the LOC137587578 gene encoding nucleoporin p58/p45-like isoform X4: MSGFNFGSGTIGSTNTGSGFSFGTAASAPVASSSGFSIGTVLGTAAATPASTTNTTQSLGLGGSLFGQKPTGGFSFNTPASNAAVPTAGLTLGAPATSAPSTGFSLAFNKPTASATPFSLTTTATTSTTAPAGAGLTFGSVLTSTAPQQPAATGFTLGLGGTTTTTSALTGPSLGGGLFSNTVSTGLSQTTLGTGGGLTLGSLLASSTAASAAPAPSIGLGGIDFSTSSENKSDTSGTNAQDSKALKDENLPPVICQDVENFQKFVKEQKQVQEEISRMSSKAISKVQDDIKNLKQLLSVSASGLHRQGLAIDQLKLETAQELKNADIALRTQNTPPGLQHENTAPSDYFRSLIEKFEVQLQQYRQQIEELENHLTTQSSGSHITPQDLTMAMQKLYQAFVAQAAQLQSVHENVKILKHQYLSYRRAFLGDSTDVFECKRASNRKWQSTTRVTTGPAPFSSVPNAAAVAMAATLTQQQQPTPGFGSSSSSGFNFSNPGLNPSAGLTFGVSNQPAAGFGTGAPLLQLKKPPAGNKRGKR; this comes from the exons ATGTCTGGCTTTAATTTTGGATCGGGGACAATCGGTTCCACCAACACCGGTTCGGGATTTTCCTTCGGGACCGCAGCCAG TGCACCTGTGGCCAGCTCTAGTGGCTTTTCCATCGGGACTGTTCTCGGTACAGCAGCTGCAACCCCTGCCTCCACCACTAACACCACCCAATCTCTTGGCCTAGGAGGCAGCCTCTTTGGGCAAAAACCTACTGGAGGATTCTCCTTCAACACACCTGCCTcaa ATGCTGCTGTGCCCACTGCTGGCCTTACATTAg GTGCCCCAGCCACTTCAGCTCCATCCACTGGCTTCAGCTTGGCCTTCAACAAGCCCACTGCCTCAGCAACACCTTTCTCCCTCACCACCACGGctaccacctccaccacagCCCCTGCAGGTGCAGGTTTAACATTTGGCTCTGTCCTGACATCCACAGCTCCGCAGCAGCCTGCAGCCACGGGCTTCACTCTTGGTCTTGGTGGCACAACAACCACAACATCAGCCTTAACAGGTCCATCACTGGGCGGGGGACTTTTCTCCAACACTGTATCTACAG GTTTGAGTCAGACCACTCTTGGAACAGGAGGTGGGTTAACGTTGGGTTCACTCTTAGCTAGCTCcactgcagcatcagcagctccagctcctaGTATTGGCCTGGGTGGAATTGACTTCAGCACCTCCTCTGAGAATAAGAGTGACACATCGGGGACCAACGCACA gGACAGTAAAGCTTTAAAGGATGAGAACTTGCCCCCAGTCATTTGCCAGGATGTCGAAAATTTCCA gaaaTTTGTAAAAGAGCAGAAACAGGTACAAGAGGAAATCAGCAGAATGTCATCAAAGGCCATTTCTAAAGTCCAAGATGACATCAAGAACCTCAAACAGCTTCTCTCTGTCAGTGCCAGTGGCCTGCATCGCCAAGGCCTGGCCATCGACCAGCTTAAATTGGAAACAGCACAG gagcTGAAAAATGCTGACATTGCCCTGCGCACACAGAACACTCCACCTGGGCTTCAGCATGAGAATACTGCTCCATCAGA CTATTTCCGTAGCCTCATAGAGAAGTTTGaggtgcagctgcagcagtacCGACAGCAGATAGAGGAACTGGAGAACCACCTGACGACACAGAGCAGTGGCTCCCATATTACTCCTCAGG ACCTGACCATGGCTATGCAGAAATTGTACCAGGCATTTGTTGCTCAGGCTGCCCAGCTCCAGTCTGTCCATGAGAATGTCAAG ATTTTAAAGCACCAGTACCTCTCCTACCGACGAGCTTTCCTGGGAGACTCCACGGACGTGTTTGAGTGCAAACGggcatcaaacaggaagtggcagaGTACAACACGTGTCACAACCGGACCGGCCCCCTTCTCCAGTGTACCCAATGCTGCAGCGGTTGCTATGGCAGCCACGTTGACCCAGCAACAGCAGCCAACTCCAG GATTtggtagcagcagcagctcaggctTCAACTTCAGTAATCCCGGCCTCAACCCATCAGCTGGTCTGACGTTCGGTGTGTCTAACCAACCTGCTGCAGGCTTCGGCACCGGAGCGCCCCTTCTGCAGCTCAAGAAGCCCCCCGCTGGGAATAAAAGGGGCAAGAGATAG
- the LOC137587578 gene encoding nucleoporin p58/p45-like isoform X3 — protein MSGFNFGSGTIGSTNTGSGFSFGTAASAPVASSSGFSIGTVLGTAAATPASTTNTTQSLGLGGSLFGQKPTGGFSFNTPASNAAVPTAGLTLGAPATSAPSTGFSLAFNKPTASATPFSLTTTATTSTTAPAGAGLTFGSVLTSTAPQQPAATGFTLGLGGTTTTTSALTGPSLGGGLFSNTVSTGLSQTTLGTGGGLTLGSLLASSTAASAAPAPSIGLGGIDFSTSSENKSDTSGTNAQDSKALKDENLPPVICQDVENFQKFVKEQKQVQEEISRMSSKAISKVQDDIKNLKQLLSVSASGLHRQGLAIDQLKLETAQELKNADIALRTQNTPPGLQHENTAPSDYFRSLIEKFEVQLQQYRQQIEELENHLTTQSSGSHITPQDLTMAMQKLYQAFVAQAAQLQSVHENVKILKHQYLSYRRAFLGDSTDVFECKRASNRKWQSTTRVTTGPAPFSSVPNAAAVAMAATLTQQQQPTPGSQAPMGAGFGNPFASAVGTSLGSSSVGGFGGGPGFGGVGTGGSSFAFSSTSKPTGGSLSAGTHVLYIPSSCLASR, from the exons ATGTCTGGCTTTAATTTTGGATCGGGGACAATCGGTTCCACCAACACCGGTTCGGGATTTTCCTTCGGGACCGCAGCCAG TGCACCTGTGGCCAGCTCTAGTGGCTTTTCCATCGGGACTGTTCTCGGTACAGCAGCTGCAACCCCTGCCTCCACCACTAACACCACCCAATCTCTTGGCCTAGGAGGCAGCCTCTTTGGGCAAAAACCTACTGGAGGATTCTCCTTCAACACACCTGCCTcaa ATGCTGCTGTGCCCACTGCTGGCCTTACATTAg GTGCCCCAGCCACTTCAGCTCCATCCACTGGCTTCAGCTTGGCCTTCAACAAGCCCACTGCCTCAGCAACACCTTTCTCCCTCACCACCACGGctaccacctccaccacagCCCCTGCAGGTGCAGGTTTAACATTTGGCTCTGTCCTGACATCCACAGCTCCGCAGCAGCCTGCAGCCACGGGCTTCACTCTTGGTCTTGGTGGCACAACAACCACAACATCAGCCTTAACAGGTCCATCACTGGGCGGGGGACTTTTCTCCAACACTGTATCTACAG GTTTGAGTCAGACCACTCTTGGAACAGGAGGTGGGTTAACGTTGGGTTCACTCTTAGCTAGCTCcactgcagcatcagcagctccagctcctaGTATTGGCCTGGGTGGAATTGACTTCAGCACCTCCTCTGAGAATAAGAGTGACACATCGGGGACCAACGCACA gGACAGTAAAGCTTTAAAGGATGAGAACTTGCCCCCAGTCATTTGCCAGGATGTCGAAAATTTCCA gaaaTTTGTAAAAGAGCAGAAACAGGTACAAGAGGAAATCAGCAGAATGTCATCAAAGGCCATTTCTAAAGTCCAAGATGACATCAAGAACCTCAAACAGCTTCTCTCTGTCAGTGCCAGTGGCCTGCATCGCCAAGGCCTGGCCATCGACCAGCTTAAATTGGAAACAGCACAG gagcTGAAAAATGCTGACATTGCCCTGCGCACACAGAACACTCCACCTGGGCTTCAGCATGAGAATACTGCTCCATCAGA CTATTTCCGTAGCCTCATAGAGAAGTTTGaggtgcagctgcagcagtacCGACAGCAGATAGAGGAACTGGAGAACCACCTGACGACACAGAGCAGTGGCTCCCATATTACTCCTCAGG ACCTGACCATGGCTATGCAGAAATTGTACCAGGCATTTGTTGCTCAGGCTGCCCAGCTCCAGTCTGTCCATGAGAATGTCAAG ATTTTAAAGCACCAGTACCTCTCCTACCGACGAGCTTTCCTGGGAGACTCCACGGACGTGTTTGAGTGCAAACGggcatcaaacaggaagtggcagaGTACAACACGTGTCACAACCGGACCGGCCCCCTTCTCCAGTGTACCCAATGCTGCAGCGGTTGCTATGGCAGCCACGTTGACCCAGCAACAGCAGCCAACTCCAG GGTCCCAGGCACCTATGGGGGCAGGGTTTGGAAACCCATTTGCCTCAGCAGTGGGCACTAGTTTGGGCTCTTCATCCGTTGGAG GTTTTGGTGGTGGGCCAGGATTTGGTGGGGTGGGCACTGGGGGGTCTTCTTTtgccttctcctccaccagtaAGCCCACAGGAGGCAGTCTGAGTGCAGGTACACATGTACTTTATATACCCTCTTCATGCCTGGCAAGTAGATGA